GGCAATGTGGACAAAGCCTGCGAGGTCTTGGCCCAGCATATTCGCCGGACCAAGGAACAGCTTCTGGAAATGATCGCCTCGAAGCGCGGGACAGACGAACCCTAGGGCGGTCTTGCATGTCCTGCCATTTTGGATACATTATCCATTAATCTGGACATCCCGAATTACGAGGCCCAAATGACCTTTACCCCGCATGGCAAGCATCTGATCGCCGGCAACTGGCTTGCTGGTGACGATTTCTTTGCATCACAACCCGCACATGGGCCATCGCATGACTTTTCGAAAGGTCGCATTTCAGACGTCGACGCCGCTGCGCAGGCCGCGGAAGAGGCGTTTTGGAGTTATGGCTATTCCACTCGGGAAGAACGCGCCGCCTTTCTGAACTCCATTGCCGACGAGATCGAAGCGCGCGCCGATGCAATCACCGAGATTGGCACTCAGGAAACCGGCCTGCCCGAGGCTCGGCTGCAAGGTGAGCGGGGCCGCACGTCGGGGCAGCTGAGGCTGTTCGCAACGCATATCCTCAGCGGCGATTATCTGGACCGGCGCCACGACAGCGCACTGCCGGACCGTTCCCCCCTGCCCCGGCCCGATCTGAAGATGATCCAGCGCCCGATCGGCCCGGTCGCGGTGTTCGGCGCATCAAATTTCCCGCTGGCATTTTCCACCGCCGGGGGGGACACCGCCGCCGCACTGGCTGCCGGCTGCCCGGTTGTCGTCAAAGGCCACGGCGCCCATCCGGGCACCGGCGAGATCATCGCCGAAGCCATCCTTGCGGCCATCCGCCGTTGCAACATTCATCCCGGCGTTTTCAGCTTGATCCAGAACGGCGGCCCGGCTGTGGGTTCTGCCTTGGTGCAGCACCCTCTGATCAAGGCGGTCGGGTTCACCGGATCGCTTGCGGGCGGCCGCGCCCTGTTCGACCTGTGCGCCGCGCGCCCCGAACCAATTCCGTTTTTTGGCGAGCTTGGATCGGTCAATCCCATGTTCATTCTGGATGCGGCACTGACAAACCGGGGTGAAGACATCGCCAAAGGCTGGGCCGGCTCGCTGACGATGGGCGCTGGTCAGTTCTGCACCAACCCGGGCGTCGTCGTGATGCCCGCAGGTGAAGCAACGGACCGTTTCGCCGAGATCGCACAGGCCGCATTGACCGAAGTTCCGGCGCAGACCATGCTGACCGACGGCATCGCCAAAGCCTATCGCAACGGTCAGGCCCGTGTTGCTGAAACCGCTGGCGTTCACGAGGTTCTGGCTTCGACATGCGATCAGCGCAATGCAACCCCTTTCCTTTACCGAACAAGCGCCGCAACCTGGCTGGCCAACACATCCCTCGCGGAAGAGGTGTTCGGCCCGCTGGGCATCATCGTGACCGCCGAGACATCCGACGAAATGCACGATGTCGCGCGCGGATTGCACGGGCAGCTGACCTGCACCCTGCATATGGACGAGGCCGACATGGGCATGGCGCGGTCCCTGCTGCCGATCCTTGAACGCAAAGCCGGGCGCGTGTTGGCCAATGGCTTCCCCACGGGGGTCGAGGTATGTGACAGCATGGTCCATGGCGGTCCCTACCCGGCTTCAACCAATTTCGGTGCCACATCCGTGGGCACATTGTCGATCCGACGTTTCTTGCGTCCTGTTTGCTATCAGAACCTGCCGGATGCCTTGCTGCCGGAACACTTCTCATAGGGAAATCAGTCGACACCCGCCGATACTCTGAAAGCACGATGCGCAGCAGGGTGTCGGCGGTTGTAACTGCCAAGCGACAGGGGAAGGAGGCACATGCCCCCGGATCCAATTGCACAGTTTCATTTGGGTAACAGTGCTTTTGATCAATCGGTTCATGGGAACGCAATCACGGCCCGATCCGTTGGCACCATGGTCAACTACCTGTATGAATTGACCCGTGTTGCCCAATACCATGAACAATTCACCAATACCCATGAGATGATCGCCTCATTCGAGATCCATTTCCTCGCTGCATCCACCTCTCTCTCCATACTTCAAGAAAGGTAAACCTGATGGCCAACCCCCTCTATGACGGCCTGTTCGGCATTCATGCTGGCAAAGGCACACCTTTTTTGCGGCTGCTGGACGGGACAACGATTTCCCATCAGGACTTTCTAGGCAAAGCGGCGCAGATTGCACATGTGGCCAAGCATCTAGGCCTGAATCCCGGTGATCGCGTTGCGGCGCAGGTTGCGAAGTCACCCGAGGCGCTGGCGCTTTATGCTGCCTGCGCCCAGGCCGGTCTGGTGTTCCTGCCCCTGAATACGGCCTACACGGTCGATGAATTGACCTATTTCATTGAAAACAGCGGGGCCGCGCTGATTATCTGCGACACCGAAAGTGAGGAAAAACTCACCCCTGTCGGCGCGCAGCTGGGCACCCGGGTAGAGACGCTGAACGCGGATGGCAGCGGGTCTCTGACAGATCTGGCCGCGACCATGCCGACACGTTTCGAAACCGTCCCCCGCGATGGCGAGGACCTGGCTGCGTTCCTCTATACATCGGGAACCACAGGCCGGTCCAAGGGGGCCATGCTGACCCAGAACAATCTGCTGTCGAACGCCCGGACACTGGTCAGGGAATGGCGCTTCAACTCGCAGGATGTACTGCTG
This DNA window, taken from Ruegeria sp. YS9, encodes the following:
- a CDS encoding aldehyde dehydrogenase (NADP(+)), yielding MTFTPHGKHLIAGNWLAGDDFFASQPAHGPSHDFSKGRISDVDAAAQAAEEAFWSYGYSTREERAAFLNSIADEIEARADAITEIGTQETGLPEARLQGERGRTSGQLRLFATHILSGDYLDRRHDSALPDRSPLPRPDLKMIQRPIGPVAVFGASNFPLAFSTAGGDTAAALAAGCPVVVKGHGAHPGTGEIIAEAILAAIRRCNIHPGVFSLIQNGGPAVGSALVQHPLIKAVGFTGSLAGGRALFDLCAARPEPIPFFGELGSVNPMFILDAALTNRGEDIAKGWAGSLTMGAGQFCTNPGVVVMPAGEATDRFAEIAQAALTEVPAQTMLTDGIAKAYRNGQARVAETAGVHEVLASTCDQRNATPFLYRTSAATWLANTSLAEEVFGPLGIIVTAETSDEMHDVARGLHGQLTCTLHMDEADMGMARSLLPILERKAGRVLANGFPTGVEVCDSMVHGGPYPASTNFGATSVGTLSIRRFLRPVCYQNLPDALLPEHFS